In bacterium, a single window of DNA contains:
- a CDS encoding energy transducer TonB: protein MLSDNPLKVTILVSILIHVLFLGIPEGILKFLSPEVEASREFIAQIAIEKPPPPQKIEKPRPKPKPKEPEPEAEEAKPKPKEPEEVIEEPKPASLPEEKPVVEPVQVEEPQVTPQPVEQVTIAKIDVAKIAILNYQTKVRRKIEQAKRYPAFARKNEIEGVVKVRFTILSDGSVDKIEICQSSGSSLLDKEACSTIKRAASFPPIPEEVGRSQIQMQVNIVFTCID from the coding sequence ATGCTAAGTGATAATCCCTTGAAAGTTACCATTCTTGTTTCTATTCTTATCCATGTGCTGTTTTTGGGGATACCAGAAGGGATATTAAAATTCCTCTCACCTGAGGTTGAGGCATCCAGAGAGTTTATAGCCCAAATAGCAATAGAAAAGCCACCGCCACCACAAAAAATAGAAAAGCCCAGGCCAAAACCCAAACCAAAAGAACCTGAGCCGGAGGCAGAAGAGGCAAAACCAAAACCAAAAGAGCCAGAAGAGGTTATTGAAGAACCAAAACCTGCGTCTTTGCCAGAAGAGAAGCCAGTGGTTGAACCTGTACAAGTAGAAGAACCTCAAGTTACTCCCCAACCAGTTGAACAAGTAACCATAGCGAAGATTGATGTTGCTAAGATAGCGATTCTAAACTATCAAACAAAGGTTAGAAGGAAGATCGAGCAGGCAAAAAGATACCCTGCTTTTGCCAGAAAGAACGAGATTGAGGGAGTAGTTAAGGTTAGATTTACGATTCTTTCGGATGGGAGTGTAGACAAGATAGAGATATGTCAGTCTTCAGGCAGCAGCCTTCTTGATAAGGAAGCCTGTAGCACCATCAAGCGAGCTGCTTCTTTTCCACCTATACCAGAAGAGGTAGGGAGAAGTCAGATTCAGATGCAGGTGAATATTGTGTTTACTTGCATTGATTGA
- a CDS encoding class I SAM-dependent methyltransferase — translation MKSEELFDQYAEKYDEWYEMNRLAYLSELEAVRSVLPQGKGLEVGVGTGRFATPLGTSVGIDPSYKMLKKAAERGISVIQALGEHLPFKGAEFDYLLLIVTLCFVDNPQAVLAESKWVLKPGGRLIIGIVDKDSFLGKLYQSKNSVFYKVARFYSAQEVIELLKVNDFKEITTIQTIFCLPKILKEVEPHRQGYGQGGFVVICGIKSNQY, via the coding sequence ATGAAGAGTGAAGAGTTATTCGATCAGTATGCTGAGAAATATGATGAATGGTATGAAATGAATCGCCTGGCATACCTTTCAGAGCTTGAGGCGGTGAGAAGTGTTTTGCCTCAGGGTAAAGGTTTAGAGGTAGGTGTAGGCACAGGTAGATTTGCTACCCCCCTTGGGACATCAGTCGGCATAGACCCATCTTACAAAATGCTTAAAAAGGCTGCGGAACGAGGGATAAGCGTGATACAGGCACTCGGAGAGCACCTTCCTTTTAAGGGGGCTGAGTTTGATTATCTGCTCTTGATTGTTACCCTGTGTTTCGTGGATAACCCTCAGGCTGTCTTAGCAGAGTCTAAATGGGTGCTTAAGCCGGGTGGTAGGCTCATTATTGGCATAGTGGACAAAGATAGCTTTCTTGGTAAACTCTATCAGAGTAAGAATAGTGTGTTTTACAAGGTAGCCAGATTTTATTCGGCTCAGGAGGTTATAGAGTTGCTGAAGGTGAACGATTTTAAGGAGATAACAACTATCCAGACCATCTTTTGTTTGCCGAAGATTTTAAAGGAAGTAGAACCCCATCGGCAGGGATACGGTCAAGGTGGTTTTGTGGTTATATGCGGGATAAAAAGTAATCAGTATTAA
- a CDS encoding four helix bundle protein: MAKNHHLVIRIYEITKNFPTEEKYGLVQQMCPAAVSIPANIVEGFKKQGIKNKLNAYNISQGSLEELRYYLILSKDLNYLPDFQSIWDISEEVSRMLIGLIKSIKSKIV; the protein is encoded by the coding sequence ATGGCAAAAAACCATCATTTAGTGATAAGAATATACGAAATAACCAAAAACTTCCCCACTGAAGAAAAATATGGATTGGTGCAACAGATGTGCCCAGCGGCTGTTTCTATTCCAGCAAATATTGTAGAAGGTTTTAAGAAACAAGGCATAAAGAATAAGTTAAATGCCTATAATATAAGCCAGGGATCTCTTGAAGAACTAAGGTATTATCTAATTCTATCTAAAGATCTTAATTATCTGCCAGATTTTCAATCCATTTGGGATATATCTGAAGAAGTGAGTAGGATGCTTATAGGTTTAATCAAATCAATTAAGAGTAAAATAGTATGA